A stretch of the Rosa rugosa chromosome 5, drRosRugo1.1, whole genome shotgun sequence genome encodes the following:
- the LOC133710828 gene encoding glutathione transferase GST 23-like, whose amino-acid sequence MEEVKLLGFWPSPFVYRVIWALKLKDVQFDYIEEDLSNKSELLLRYNPVLKKVPVLIHGGKAIAESLVILEYIEETWPQNPLLPKDPHEKALARFWIQFGLEKMRPIHQAYFPAIGEEREKAAKQYQEVLKIVEDQCLGDQRFFGGETIGMVDIVYGMLAYWFECMEEAVGVKVIEPSILPRLHAWVNNFKQVSVIKDNLPHHGKLLAYYKTLREKLVSARSTLPTPSNHDAS is encoded by the exons ATGGAAGAAGTGAAGCTACTAGGATTTTGGCCAAGCCCCTTTGTTTATAGGGTGATATGGGCTCTCAAACTAAAGGATGTGCAATTTGATTACATAGAAGAAGACCTTTCCAACAAGAGTGAACTGCTACTGCGGTACAACCCAGTTTTGAAAAAAGTCCCGGTGCTTATCCATGGCGGCAAAGCAATTGCCGAGTCCCTTGTCATCCTTGAATACATTGAAGAGACTTGGCCACAGAATCCCTTGCTTCCAAAAGATCCACATGAAAAAGCCTTGGCTCGATTTTGGATTCAATTTGGTCTTGAGAAG ATGAGGCCCATTCATCAGGCATATTTCCCAGCTATTGGAGAAGAACGTGAAAAGGCAGCAAAACAGTAtcaagaagttttgaaaatcgTGGAAGATCAATGCCTCGGAGACCAGAGGTTCTTCGGTGGTGAAACTATAGGTATGGTGGATATAGTATATGGAATGCTAGCTTACTGGTTTGAGTGCATGGAAGAAGCGGTGGGGGTGAAAGTTATAGAGCCCAGCATTTTGCCTCGCTTGCATGCATGGGTTAACAACTTCAAGCAAGTGTCTGTGATTAAAGATAACCTTCCTCATCATGGAAAACTGCTTGCCTATTACAAAACTTTAAGAGAGAAATTGGTTTCAGCCCGTAGTACTCTACCCACTCCCAGTAATCACGATGCTAGCTAG